The following are encoded in a window of Methanothrix sp. genomic DNA:
- a CDS encoding class I SAM-dependent methyltransferase family protein has product MTRATCERDRLAVVVGSSEASSAIGMLRERGLLDKRRKIVRRGELVEIPVLKEIAGMQIVEQQSPENYIKMPELSDLLDGSIPEPLKKLLPRGWFILGDTIIVRIHPDLSEHKRMIGAALLRLYPRCRCVLADQGVRGQFREPCREVIAGTPAETIHRENGVLFKLDPMRIMFSQGNVKERMRMASLGKDEIVVDMFAGIGYFSLPMAVHSRPSRITAIEINPLAHRYLVENIRLNHVEDIVEPVLGDCAVLTPEGDANRVIMGMVGITDRYLRKGIEALRPGGILHYHQNVPAWQYPDALIKPPVHAAAFLGRYAEPLGCHKIKKYAPGIIHGVADIRIC; this is encoded by the coding sequence TTGACCAGAGCTACATGCGAACGCGATAGGCTTGCTGTGGTGGTCGGGAGCTCTGAGGCATCCAGTGCCATCGGAATGCTCCGGGAGAGGGGGCTGCTCGATAAGCGCAGGAAGATCGTGCGCAGGGGAGAGCTGGTTGAGATCCCTGTACTGAAGGAGATTGCAGGGATGCAGATCGTCGAGCAGCAATCCCCGGAGAACTATATCAAAATGCCGGAGCTCTCAGACCTCCTGGATGGATCGATTCCAGAGCCACTCAAGAAACTCCTCCCGAGGGGGTGGTTCATACTGGGAGACACGATAATCGTCAGGATCCATCCCGATCTCTCGGAGCACAAGCGGATGATAGGTGCCGCTCTTCTCAGGCTCTATCCGAGATGCAGATGTGTTCTTGCGGATCAAGGGGTCAGAGGCCAGTTCAGGGAGCCATGCAGGGAGGTCATCGCAGGGACACCTGCGGAGACGATCCACAGGGAGAACGGAGTTCTCTTCAAGCTCGATCCGATGAGAATAATGTTCTCGCAGGGCAACGTGAAGGAGAGGATGCGGATGGCCTCTCTCGGTAAAGATGAGATCGTTGTTGACATGTTCGCTGGAATAGGCTACTTCTCCCTGCCGATGGCAGTGCACTCGAGACCGTCGAGGATCACAGCAATCGAGATTAATCCGCTCGCTCACAGATATCTGGTGGAGAACATCAGGCTGAATCACGTTGAGGATATCGTCGAGCCGGTGCTTGGAGACTGCGCTGTTCTGACACCTGAAGGAGACGCGAACAGGGTCATAATGGGCATGGTGGGGATAACCGACAGATACCTGAGGAAGGGAATAGAGGCATTGAGACCCGGCGGTATCCTGCACTACCATCAGAACGTGCCCGCGTGGCAGTATCCCGACGCTCTGATAAAACCACCTGTGCATGCTGCAGCGTTTCTGGGGAGATATGCAGAGCCTCTCGGATGCCACAAAATCAAAAAGTATGCCCCGGGGATCATACACGGCGTCGCAGACATAAGGATATGCTGA
- a CDS encoding Dna2/Cas4 domain-containing protein, producing MFVRIHDIGLYLRCPMLVYLESMGRECFRADRGRTLLRHLALYSAPEDLRGDLSKVVQDVATVHRIPEEDVIRSIDSMRGSISRIASVPRELVTPCDIEVELRSERLGLSGILDRLVRPEPERRGLLGMLLGGDAQMIPSLVRTGRPPGEGVWRRDRIQLAGYAMLLEERFGVEVSTGQVEYVREGEIRRVRIRGLDRSRALWVRDRVRKIRDGEMPDVRNEKCDSCEMIGICGVKSCAVSRML from the coding sequence ATGTTCGTCAGGATTCACGATATAGGGCTTTACCTGAGGTGCCCGATGCTTGTCTATCTGGAGTCGATGGGCAGAGAATGCTTCAGAGCTGATAGAGGGCGCACGCTTCTCCGCCATCTCGCGCTTTACTCAGCACCAGAGGATCTGCGCGGGGATCTCTCAAAGGTCGTGCAGGATGTGGCTACGGTCCACAGAATCCCAGAGGAAGATGTCATCAGATCCATCGATAGCATGAGGGGATCCATCTCCAGGATCGCATCTGTTCCACGGGAGCTCGTAACACCATGTGATATCGAGGTGGAGCTGCGCTCAGAGCGGCTGGGCCTCTCCGGGATTCTGGACAGGCTGGTCAGGCCTGAGCCAGAACGGCGGGGGCTGCTGGGAATGCTGCTGGGCGGAGATGCTCAGATGATTCCATCACTGGTCCGCACCGGGAGACCGCCAGGAGAGGGGGTGTGGAGGAGGGACAGGATACAGCTCGCTGGGTACGCCATGCTCCTCGAAGAGCGCTTTGGGGTTGAGGTATCCACGGGGCAGGTTGAGTACGTGCGTGAGGGGGAGATAAGACGCGTGCGCATCAGAGGCCTGGACAGATCGAGGGCGCTCTGGGTGAGGGACCGTGTGCGCAAGATACGCGATGGAGAGATGCCTGATGTGAGGAACGAGAAATGCGATTCGTGTGAGATGATCGGAATATGCGGGGTGAAGAGCTGCGCCGTCTCCAGGATGCTGTGA